The following proteins are co-located in the Chryseobacterium daecheongense genome:
- a CDS encoding nucleotide pyrophosphohydrolase, translated as MIDKSTVEQLLKFRDERDWQQFHNSKDLALALSIEASELLEVFLWKQNEDFNRDKLEEELADVFMYGILLADKNKIDINNIILKKLHKNGEKYPVDKAKGKSDKYDEL; from the coding sequence ATGATAGACAAAAGCACTGTAGAACAGCTTTTAAAATTTCGTGATGAACGAGATTGGCAACAGTTCCATAATTCAAAGGATTTGGCATTAGCACTATCCATTGAAGCGTCTGAGCTTTTAGAAGTTTTTTTATGGAAACAAAATGAAGATTTTAATAGAGACAAGTTAGAAGAGGAGCTTGCTGATGTATTTATGTATGGGATTCTTCTTGCAGATAAGAATAAAATAGATATCAACAATATCATTTTAAAAAAACTACATAAAAACGGTGAGAAATATCCTGTGGACAAAGCAAAAGGGAAGTCGGATAAATATGATGAATTGTAG
- a CDS encoding ATP-binding protein produces the protein MLQWENPGLVVEWIWIGIGLFLLTTILITVLVVNYLKSIKKSRQKVMQLVRNTQTECWENTLHIQEKDRERLAEELHDNIISNLNLIRLNINHKNRDELNLDLKQSMQLIRELSHNLTPPDLGEITLTDLIADYLDQISKTIEIDYRHRVTDASISSPVKLNMFRIVQELVTNTLKHANATRIDVSLRISLEYLMLTIEDNGNGFRQENNYNGIGLRNIQSRAQKISAAYKLKSKPEKGTKFIACVVIE, from the coding sequence ATGTTGCAGTGGGAAAATCCGGGCCTGGTAGTTGAATGGATATGGATTGGCATTGGTTTATTCCTTTTAACAACAATACTGATCACCGTATTGGTGGTGAACTACCTGAAAAGCATCAAGAAAAGCAGGCAGAAAGTAATGCAGCTCGTCCGAAACACCCAGACGGAATGCTGGGAAAATACCCTACACATCCAGGAAAAGGACCGGGAACGGCTTGCGGAAGAACTTCATGATAACATAATCTCCAACCTGAACCTGATCCGCCTGAACATCAATCATAAAAACAGGGACGAACTGAACCTGGATCTGAAACAATCGATGCAGCTGATCCGGGAATTATCCCACAACCTGACGCCTCCGGATCTGGGGGAGATTACGTTAACGGATCTGATCGCTGATTACCTGGACCAGATCAGTAAAACCATAGAGATCGATTACCGTCACAGGGTTACCGATGCATCGATCAGCAGTCCGGTAAAATTAAATATGTTCAGGATCGTCCAGGAGCTGGTCACCAATACTTTAAAACATGCCAATGCCACCAGGATTGATGTATCATTAAGGATATCACTGGAATACCTGATGCTGACCATTGAAGATAACGGAAACGGATTCCGCCAGGAAAACAATTACAACGGGATCGGCCTCAGAAATATTCAGTCCAGGGCACAAAAAATCAGCGCAGCGTATAAGCTGAAGTCGAAACCGGAGAAAGGGACAAAGTTTATAGCGTGTGTGGTAATAGAGTGA
- a CDS encoding response regulator transcription factor → MKNLKIKIGIVDDDLLFVQLLKNYIDQDDRYEVVMTSTSGHHFLNETNIDLPDVLLLDLRMANGDGIEVMSALPQKEAEVKIIVLSSFYRRSFMGQMLKMGAHAFLSKEIELDELLKVIDAVHHHGHYFSDEQVDVMRGQLSNKLPEFHAYSKDDLTEREIDVLRLVCQQLSTKEIADHLFISPKTVETHKTNLMIKTSVKNMAGLVIYAVQNNFVNAHEIVLLDK, encoded by the coding sequence ATGAAAAACTTAAAAATTAAAATTGGTATCGTAGATGATGACCTGTTGTTTGTACAACTTTTAAAAAACTACATCGATCAGGATGATCGTTACGAAGTGGTAATGACCTCAACAAGTGGTCATCATTTTCTGAATGAAACGAACATTGATCTGCCGGACGTCCTTTTGCTGGACCTCAGAATGGCTAACGGGGACGGTATTGAAGTTATGTCCGCCCTGCCACAAAAGGAAGCGGAGGTAAAAATCATTGTCCTCTCCAGCTTTTACCGCCGGTCATTTATGGGACAAATGCTGAAAATGGGAGCCCATGCTTTTTTATCCAAGGAAATTGAGCTTGATGAGCTTTTAAAGGTGATCGATGCAGTGCATCATCATGGCCATTATTTTTCCGATGAACAGGTGGATGTGATGCGCGGACAGCTGTCCAATAAACTTCCGGAGTTTCATGCCTACTCTAAAGACGATCTTACGGAAAGGGAAATTGATGTGTTGCGATTGGTTTGCCAGCAGCTCAGCACCAAAGAAATTGCAGATCATTTATTCATCTCTCCCAAAACAGTGGAGACCCACAAAACCAACCTGATGATCAAAACCAGTGTGAAAAATATGGCCGGGCTGGTGATCTATGCGGTACAGAATAATTTTGTGAATGCTCACGAGATCGTACTGCTGGATAAATAG